The segment CGGTTCTTTTCATTATTTCACTAGATTACCTTTGCTTTTTTATGGTAAATAATTTCACAACTCAAATAAACCCATGTGATATTGCATTATGCAAAAAAACAAGTACACATCCCATTgttgatgtttgttttttttcgGTCCTCCGAGCATGCTGCCGCTGGCTACATCTACAGGGCCAATTTCCCGATGATGACACCGATGACGAAGAACAGCACGCAGAGCGCCAGCACGCGGGTACTCAGGCCCTCCTCCCTTATCATGGCCTGTGAGGAAGATGAGTGGGGAGAGGACGCCATGGACGTGACCTTCCTCTTCCGCAGACCATCCTCCTCCTGGGTAGAAGGAAGGAGTCACAGGCCAAATGTCAGTTATTTGCTCCATCTGAAACTATGCAGACTTACTTAATAGGCCTCATATTTGAGATGGGTAATTGACTGATTTGAGATCAGTAACTGCTTTTCACTGTTATTGCTCAAAAACAGATGTTATATATTAAACAAGGCCTATTAAGTAAGTCTGCATTGTTACAGATGGAGCAAATAAAATGCATTGTGTCAAACAGATCTGATTGCTGTGGGTTCTAGGGACATTTGAgtctcaccctgatctgtttGTTCTCTTCCCGTAGCCTCTGGACCTCCATCTGCAGCCTCTTGCACTCCTCCATGATCTTCTTCACCTCGCCGTCATCCAGGGAGGAGCTGGCAGACTTAGGGAGTGAGGAGAGCTCTGACTTTATGGGGGTAGAGGACACATTTTTGTTGCTTTCACTGTCATGCTGTGGAAAGGAGTGGAGACAGAAACATGCAGATGAATAACAGAATGGGGATGAGAAGcacaaaataaaaaacatggTAACGGCTGTTTCAGAGATGCAATGGAGTGGAGATGATCGAATCATTCAGAATCTATTTGTGAATGGAATGAAGGTGCTCTGAATTAATCTTGAGGGAAggaatgtcaacaacaacaaaaaacatgcaATTGTATGTAGTAATATGATAAGATGTAGGAGATACTTACAGTTTTGTCATTCTCTAGTGGCAGCTCAAATGCACATCTCAACTTGGAGTCCATCAGCTCCTCTGGCTTTGCCTCTTTCCACTGTCGgccagaaggaggagagaatgatagaaagaatgacagagagaaagagagaaaaagaagaagagGGCCGAAAGAAAACTGAATAATAAGGCAACACCAAGATGACCACACCCAAATAGGGACTCCATGACACTCATAAGAAGCATATCCTGACAGCACATTTGTCCCACTTGCAACGCATAAACAAGTAGATGCTTGAGACAGTAAGACAGAACTAGAAATGCAGATTGAATAAACTTACTGTGATCATCAGATCATAATTAGTGACATTCAGATGTATCACATTCCATTTGGACACTTACCACCCCTTCCATGTCAGTCATGTCATATGGAGCAAGCATGGACTGCACCATGAATTTGTGTTTGCTCTTTTCATTGGGATCATAGTCGAAAGGCTGTAGCATAACTGCAAAACAAAGCAGACAAATGGCGTCAAGCAAACTCTTAGCAACAAGTTACCTTCCGTTGACCAGCTCAACATACTATTAGTTCCTGAGATTATTCTGCTACGATCATCTATAAATCAAACTAAAAGATACCAACCAGATACATTGATGGAAGTGCCTGCGTCAATGATGCCACTGTTTGGACGGACACAGTATCGACGAGGCGCTGTCGTCTTCACTTTAAAACACACATTTCTGTCTGTTGGGTTACCTAGCTTCAGGGTGGCCGTGACGACATCTGTAAATGGACCTGGAAAAGATGGAGAGAATAGACaacagatacactacatgaccaaaagtatgtgaacacctgctcattgaacatcaaaatcatgggcattaatatggagttagtcccccctttgctgctataacagtctccactcttcagggaacgctttccacgagatgttggGACATTACTGcttggacttgcttccattcggcCACAAGAGCATTGGTTATGTCAaaactgatgttgggcgattaggcctggaccgcagtcggtgttccaattcatcccaaaggtgtttgatggggttaaggtcaggggtctgtgtaggccagtcaagttcttccacactgatcttgacaaaccatttctgtatggacatcgctttgtgcacgggggcattgtcatgcagaaacaggaaagggccttctccaaactgt is part of the Oncorhynchus masou masou isolate Uvic2021 chromosome 33, UVic_Omas_1.1, whole genome shotgun sequence genome and harbors:
- the LOC135528043 gene encoding vesicle-associated membrane protein-associated protein B-like isoform X1, yielding MARQEQVLQLEPPHELKFRGPFTDVVTATLKLGNPTDRNVCFKVKTTAPRRYCVRPNSGIIDAGTSINVSVMLQPFDYDPNEKSKHKFMVQSMLAPYDMTDMEGVWKEAKPEELMDSKLRCAFELPLENDKTHDSESNKNVSSTPIKSELSSLPKSASSSLDDGEVKKIMEECKRLQMEVQRLREENKQIREEDGLRKRKVTSMASSPHSSSSQAMIREEGLSTRVLALCVLFFVIGVIIGKLAL
- the LOC135528043 gene encoding vesicle-associated membrane protein-associated protein B-like isoform X2, producing the protein MARQEQVLQLEPPHELKFRGPFTDVVTATLKLGNPTDRNVCFKVKTTAPRRYCVRPNSGIIDAGTSINVSVMLQPFDYDPNEKSKHKFMVQSMLAPYDMTDMEGVWKEAKPEELMDSKLRCAFELPLENDKTSELSSLPKSASSSLDDGEVKKIMEECKRLQMEVQRLREENKQIREEDGLRKRKVTSMASSPHSSSSQAMIREEGLSTRVLALCVLFFVIGVIIGKLAL